The genomic DNA GTCCAGGGAGACGGACGCCCCCATGCCGGAGGAAGACGTCGATCTGGACGCCTTCATCCACGAGATCATCGATGAGAATGCCTATCTGCTGGAAGGGAAGGCGACAACGCTGGCCACGGATTTGCAGCCCGTTACCCTGCGGGCTTCCCGGGTGCTGGCTCGGATTATCCTGACCAACCTCGTGCGTAACGCCTTCCAGCACTCATGCGATGGCGACGTCCGTATCAAAATCAGGCCGGGAGTCATTGAAGTCGCCAACCACGTCTATACGCCTTCTGGCGAATGCGAAACCGCAAACCCCGACGGGTATGGCCTGGGCCTGCAACTCAGCCAGCAACTCGTCCGTAAAATCGGTTGGGAAATCGATGTCACAGAGAAAGACGGCCAATTCCTCGTCCGCGTTCTCACTCAACCATGTGACATCGCCTAACGCCTCTCAGAATGAAAACGTGGGGCTGTTTCTCTCCCCAAATGCAAGTAGCATGGGGCAGCTTTTAGGGACCGGCTAGCCCATATTTTCTCGCTACCCGTGGTCCAGAGGAGTGGATTCACTTTGTTGGACCACCGAGTAGCATTTTTGAGTGGTACCCAGTTAGGGCTTTAGGTTCATTCGGCCCAAGTGTACTTTTGACTAAATAAATAGGTTTCTATGGACCCGTAGTCCTTGCAAATGGTCTTGGCTATTTTCCTTCAAGCACCTTGATAAATTCCGTGGTGTCCGGGATGTCGGCCATGGAGTTGGCATAATGGACAGCGCGGATAATGCCGGAAGTGTCAATGATCATCTGGGCTGGCATCCGACCCAGTTTGAGGAATTTGACTTCTTGGCCGTAGCGTTGAGGGACCGTGTGTTTCGGATCGGGCAGGCCGATGAAAGGCAGAGCTTCCTTTTCCCAGTATTTTTTGAAGTTTTGCCTCTTTTCCGGGCCAACGATCAGGACTTCAATGTTTTTTTCTTCCAATTTGTCTACTTCCTGGCGCAACTGCGCCATGTGCTTGCGGCAATACGGTCAGACAAAGCTTCTGTTGAAAACAAGTAGGACGTTCTTTTGTCCCTGGAATTGGGAGAGGGAGACCTCTTGCCCGTGGATGTCTGCCAGAGTGAAATCTGGCGCGGGTTCGTTAACGTTTATACGCATTTTTGTACTCCATTTGTTCGATATTGTTATATGTTTTAGATATGGACTAGGCTTGAGCAAGGCCACTTGCTGGTCTTGCTCAAGATAGTCCTATGCCTCGTAAAATAACAAATCTTGGTAAGAAAATATAAGCAGGGGGCTAGAGAAAGCGATCACCTTGGCCTCTGGGGCGGGTGATCGCTTTCGTGTTCTCAACAGTTGATTACTCGGCCAGCAGTTCCGGTTTGACGAAGTCTGTGATGTCGTTGCCGAAGTGAACGAACACCTCTTTTTCGCCCTTGACCGGAATCCAGTAGCCGTCCAGGTATCTGCCGGTTTGGTTGCTCAAGCTTCCTTTGCGTGTGGCCTGGCCGGATTTGAGCATTTTATTGCCCAGACAACCGGGACAGACGCGTTCGCTTGGGTATAGGGAATGGCATTTGATGCCAGTGGTGACACCTAGCTCTTCCGCTCGCTGGTTTACAGCCAGAATGTCGCGGCACGCATGGATAAGCAGTACGGGTTCGGGGTACAGTCCCCACATGGTGTCAAAAGCTTCCAAAACGGATTGATCTACGGATTTCATTTATTTCTCCTTTATATAGTTGATAGCTCAAATTTTCTGAAAACAATGGTTTGTTATCAAGAGGTAGATGTCGATGCCTCCTTAGGTTGCTGCCCAATAAAGCTCCAAAACAAAGGACATCACCACTGCATTGAAACCATAGACAGTCATGTAGGAAGGGATTTTACCGCGTAGCCCCGTTGCCAGCCTGAAAGACAAAATGAGTAGATAAAAAAGCCAAATGACAGCTGGAAAGAGTATCCGTGGCGAAGTCAGATCAATCATTCCATATTTGGCATCCTGAAGAGCTATGCCCATGAGGAGCCCCAGGCCCATCGCGACAAAGCCGAGGGTCAGGGAGACAAAAAGACTACGGTCCAGTTCATGGAGACTCCAGCGAAACTCCTCACCCAATCTGTACGCCTTGGTCTTAATCGCTCTTTCTCTCTTCAGATAGGCGTAGGCGATCACAGATGTGATTCCGAAAAGCAAATATCCCAGAGAACAAATAATAATATGAAGAAGCAAAAGTGCTGACATTGTTACTCCTCCCTTGTCGATTGGCTACGACGCTCGGCTAATCCTTTCACTGCATCAGAATTCCTGCCTTCGCTTCCCACTGCGGCTTTTTTTCGCAACCACAGTTTGTGCGCGATCTTGCCCAAAATGCCTGTCAGAAAAGCTGTACCAATAAAAACACCCATTACTTATTCCAGACTCCGCGAAGATGCCCTACAGCAGGTGGATTCTCTCCGTGGACGTGCATGATCTTCACGTATTTTTTCCAGCCGGGACAGACAGCGGTGTGCCAAATCCAGAGACGTCCGAGGAACGACGAAGGCGCCTGCTCCGCTCTCTTTCTGAACTTGCAGCTATCGCACGACATTCTGGGCCTATCATTTCCTTTTTTCATTATGAACTCCTTATGGGGAAAGCCGCACTCCGTAGCGGCAATGAGGAAACAGTACGCAAGTTAAACCGAAATTCTTCTCTGAGTTGCAACGAGATGTAACAAGTTGTTTCAGGCGCTCAGATACAATTGGATACAATTCGTTTCAGATGAGAAAAGTCTTGGACCATTGCCTGCGATACTCGAAAGCATACTTTGCACCCCAAAAAGGAGAAGCACATGAAAAGGATGCTGATTATCGGTATATTGGCTGGCGTTGCCATGCTCGGTGCCTGTACCAAATTTGCCGCGATGAAGGGGCCCTTCGATGGCAATGAAGTCAACGCTGCTTTTGTTGAGTATGTTGTGGATAAAGCCGACGACAGGCTTGATTTGACTGACGAGCAGTGTGATCAGTTCAGAGCTATGGTGGAAAAAATGGCCGCCAGAGCGCTTGATCAGCGTCCCGAAGTCGATGCGTTGCGCGAGAAAATGGCAGACGAAGTGCGCAAACCGCGACTCGACATGGATACGATGGAAGCTTTAATGAAAGAGCGTATGCAGCTCTTCCGCATTATCATGGAAGAAGAGAAGGATGACTTTGTCGCTTTTCATGCAAAGCTGTCGGATAGTCAAAGGGATGCTTTGGCACAACTGCTTCTCAATCATGGCAAGAAGGGGTGGCACAGCAGCCACTAACCAGCTATTATGGGAATTGCCTCGGTTAACGGGGCAATTCATTTTTACATCACGCGAGGACATGATGGCAGATACTATTTTGGTCATCGAAGACGACGCCGATCTACAGCAACTCCTGAAAGAATATCTTGCCGGGTTCGGTTATACCGTCCATACAGAAGGAGTGCCAGAGGTCGGCCTGGAAGCCTTCAAATCTCTTACTCCCGACTTGGTCATTCTGGATGTCATGCTCCCCGGAATGAACGGCTTCGAGGTCTGCCGCCGCATTCGCCAGGACTCCCAAATTCCGATCATCATGCTTACCGCACGCGGTGACGTCATGGACCGGGTGGCCGGACTGGAAATCGGAGCCGATGACTACTTGCCCAAACCGTTTGAACCTCGTGAACTCGTCGCCCGCATCCAATCCATACTGCGCCGCAGCCGGCAAGGTACGACGTCCGGAAGAGGGGAGTTCGGCTCACTTCGCATCGATTTCGATGGCCGTGCCGCGCTACTCAATGGGGAAGACATTGGCCTGACCACCAATGAATTCAATGCCCTTGCTGTTTTGGTCCGCACCCCTGGAAAGACGTTCAGCAGGGACGATCTCATGCAAGAGCTGCGAGGCCTGGACAGTGAATCCTTCAACCGCTCCATAGATATTACCATGAGCCGAATTCGCCAGAAACTCGGCGACGACCCCAAGCACCCTCAATACATTAAAACAGTATGGGGGACCGGCTATGTTTTTATCGGGCAAGGAAATGAAGATGGTTAGGGTTTGCCGCAAGATCAGACAATCCCTGTTCACCAAATTGGCCCTGGTGCTCATCATGGGGGTTGTCGCCATCAATGCGGTCACAATGCATCTCTACACCAACCAGAAACGTGAACACGACACCACGTTAAATCAGGGCTTGATGCAATATGCCCGTCATCTTGCCAAGCATGTTGGTACTCCGCCGGACAGGAACAAAGCGGAGGCTCTCACGCTCCAACGTCCGATGCGTATCACCTATGCGGGAAAACAATCATGGGTGGTAGGCGAGACGGAGAATCCGTTTCCAGAGAGATTTCTGGTGCCGCGCTTCACTCAAGATGGGATTGAAATACTAAATCTTCATGAGAATTACAGGCTGCGTGTCTCACTTGCCCCAAACGAGCATCTGACATTTGACCTATTTGCCACAGAAGCCGAACAGTCTGCGCTGCGGCAATTCGGGTTCTATTCTCTCATTGGCTCTTGCCTGATCATGCTGGCGGTCTATTTTGTGTTGAGGCACCTTCTTCGGCCTATTGAATGGTTGACGGAAGGGGCCAAGTCTGTCCGGGATGGAAAGCTTGATACTCGTGTGCAGACGCGAGGCTCCGGTCAACTTAGAGATCTGTGCGAGACCTTCAATCAGATGGCGACTCGACTGGAAGCCCTTGTGACAGGGCAACGGGATCTGCTGCTTGGAGTGAGCCATGAATTGCGAACCCCGCTCACCCGGCTCAAATTGCGATTCGAAATGATGGACACCGAAGTCGACACTTCATCCATTAAGCAAGATGTGCGGCAAATGGAATCCATGATCACCTCGTTGCTGGAAACTGCGAAGATGCATCATGGAGCCGATGGCATCCGGCTACAGTCGACGGATATGGCTCAACTTGTTGTTGATGTTGCGTACGGGTATCGAACCCGGCCTCCCGGGATTGTATCGGATGTCCCTGAAGAGCCAATCATGGCAACGGTCGATCC from Pseudodesulfovibrio thermohalotolerans includes the following:
- a CDS encoding peroxiredoxin family protein — translated: MRINVNEPAPDFTLADIHGQEVSLSQFQGQKNVLLVFNRSFVUPYCRKHMAQLRQEVDKLEEKNIEVLIVGPEKRQNFKKYWEKEALPFIGLPDPKHTVPQRYGQEVKFLKLGRMPAQMIIDTSGIIRAVHYANSMADIPDTTEFIKVLEGK
- the ccsA gene encoding cytochrome c biogenesis protein CcsA — its product is MSALLLLHIIICSLGYLLFGITSVIAYAYLKRERAIKTKAYRLGEEFRWSLHELDRSLFVSLTLGFVAMGLGLLMGIALQDAKYGMIDLTSPRILFPAVIWLFYLLILSFRLATGLRGKIPSYMTVYGFNAVVMSFVLELYWAAT
- a CDS encoding Spy/CpxP family protein refolding chaperone; the encoded protein is MKRMLIIGILAGVAMLGACTKFAAMKGPFDGNEVNAAFVEYVVDKADDRLDLTDEQCDQFRAMVEKMAARALDQRPEVDALREKMADEVRKPRLDMDTMEALMKERMQLFRIIMEEEKDDFVAFHAKLSDSQRDALAQLLLNHGKKGWHSSH
- a CDS encoding response regulator transcription factor — encoded protein: MMADTILVIEDDADLQQLLKEYLAGFGYTVHTEGVPEVGLEAFKSLTPDLVILDVMLPGMNGFEVCRRIRQDSQIPIIMLTARGDVMDRVAGLEIGADDYLPKPFEPRELVARIQSILRRSRQGTTSGRGEFGSLRIDFDGRAALLNGEDIGLTTNEFNALAVLVRTPGKTFSRDDLMQELRGLDSESFNRSIDITMSRIRQKLGDDPKHPQYIKTVWGTGYVFIGQGNEDG
- a CDS encoding sensor histidine kinase, with the protein product MFLSGKEMKMVRVCRKIRQSLFTKLALVLIMGVVAINAVTMHLYTNQKREHDTTLNQGLMQYARHLAKHVGTPPDRNKAEALTLQRPMRITYAGKQSWVVGETENPFPERFLVPRFTQDGIEILNLHENYRLRVSLAPNEHLTFDLFATEAEQSALRQFGFYSLIGSCLIMLAVYFVLRHLLRPIEWLTEGAKSVRDGKLDTRVQTRGSGQLRDLCETFNQMATRLEALVTGQRDLLLGVSHELRTPLTRLKLRFEMMDTEVDTSSIKQDVRQMESMITSLLETAKMHHGADGIRLQSTDMAQLVVDVAYGYRTRPPGIVSDVPEEPIMATVDPEKMAMALNTLLDNALKYSAPDSPPVEISLRERNDGFNIIIKDHGIGIPEESIDHLFDPFYRVDESRTRATGGYGLGLYLCQTIIKAHKAHIDVESSLGVGTTFRVIFQS